In Thermococcus chitonophagus, the genomic stretch GGTTTTGAGCTTAGGATAAAGATCAGCGACATTGAAAAGGAAATAGAGATAACGAGGAAAGATCTCGATAGGCTTTTGGCCGAGAAAAAAGCAATAGAGGAGGAAATTAAGAATTCAGATGATAAAATAAAGAAAATAGAAGAGGCCATTCATGCCAAGAGGGGAGAGCTGGCAAAGCTCAGAGGGAGGATAGAGAGGCTTGAAAAGAAGAGAGATAAGCTGAAGAAAGCCCTCGAGAACCCCGAGGCTAGAGAACTCAGCGAGAAAATAAGACTTATAGAGGGGGAGATAGCGAAGCTAAGGGAAGAGCTCAGTAGGGTAGAGAGCAAGCTTGAGGCCTTTGAATCGAGACTTAACGAGGAGTTACTCCCCAGGAAGGCTTCGTTAGAGGAGGAAATTGAGGGGTTGGTCAACAAGATAAATGCTCTCAAGGCCAACATAAAGGAGAATGAAGAAGCCCTTAAAGAGCTGACCAAAGAACTTGAATCGCTTAGGGAGGAGGAAAAAGAAGTTTATTCCAAGATAGAGAGGGCCAAAGAGAGCAGGAAGAACTTAGAGAAAGAAATCTCTTCACTAAGGAAGGAGAAAGAAGAGCTCTCTAAGAGGATTCAAGAGCTCAGAATAGAGGCAAACACTCTAAGGGTCAGGGATGTCCAGCTCAGGTCGGTGCTTGAGGAGAAGAAGTCACAGCTAAAGCATTTCGACAAGGAGATCATCAAGTCAATAAAGGAGATTCCCCTTGATCTCGAGGCCTTGAAGAGGGAAATAGAGGAGATGGAGGAAGAGATAAGGTCTCTAGAGCCCGTGAACATGAAGGCCATAGAGGACTTTGAGGTAGTGGAGAGGAGGTACCTCGAGCTGAAGAGTAAGAGGGAGAAGCTTGAGGCCGAGAAGGAGAGCATAATAGAGTTCATTAACGAGATAGAGAAGGAAAAGAAGAACGTCTTCATGAAGACGTTTGAGGCCATAGCCAAGAACTTCTCAGAGCTATTCGCTAAGCTGTCTCCTGGGGGAAGCGCTAGGCTAATCTTGGAGAATCCAGAGGATCCATTCTCAGGAGGGCTCGAGATAGAGGCCAAGCCGGCTGGCAAGGATGTGAAGAGGATAGAGGCTATGAGCGGTGGAGAGAAGGCTTTAACAGCCTTAGCGTTTGTATTCGCGATTCAGAAGTTCAAGCCTGCTCCGTTCTACCTCTTCGATGAGATAGATGCCCACTTGGATGATGCCAATGTGAAGAGGGTTGCAGACTTAATCAAGGAGTCCTCAAAGGAGAGCCAGTTCATAGTGATAACCCTTAGGGACGTTATGATGGCCAACGCGGACAAGATAATAGGGGTTTCAATGAGGGACGGCGTTAGCAAGGTGGTTTCGCTAAGCCTCGAGAAGGCCATGAGAATACTTGAGGAGATAAGGAGGAGGCAGAATGTTTGACAGGGAGGAATTTGAAAGATGGATCAGGCAGGCCGAATATACACTTAGGAGTGCTCGAGCTGATGCTGAGAGCGGATTCTATTCATGGGCATGCTTTAAGGCTCAGCAAGCAGCAGAATTCGCTGTTAAAGGGCTGTTGCTTGGTCTAGGGATTCCTGCCTATGGCCACTCCACTGCTAAACTCCTTTCCATTCTCATATCTCAGGGTATTGAAGTTCCTCAGGAGATCCTTAGAATCGCTAGGGTTCTTGATAGGCTCTACATTCCAGCGAGATATCCAGATGCTCATGTTGAGGGCGCCCCATATGAATTCTACGATAAAAGAGATGCTGAAGAAGCAATAAATCTTGCTGAGACAATATTAAAATTCGTCATGGAGGTCGCTAAATGGAAGACAGAATAATGAATGACATAAGGGAGTACATTGAAACACTTAAAAAACACGGGATTAATGTCTTACTTGCTGTAGTTTTTGGTTCATTTGCCAAGGGAACTTATGGGTTAGGTAGTGATGTTGACCTTTTTATAGTAGCGAGAAATCTTCCTGAGGACTTCGATGAGAGATTAAAACTACTGTACCTCCTAAATGAGACCGAGACGGTAATAGATCCAAAAGCTTATACGCTGGAGGAAGTCGAGAAAATGTTTGCAAAGGGTCATTTACTCCTCCTCGAACTTTCTGAGCATGGGAAGGTAATATATGTGGGAGATAATGAATATCTGGAGAAATTTTTTAGGAAGCTTAGAGCTCTAAAAGGGAGATACAGGCGGATAAATAATGCTTGGATCAAGGTGGTTTGAATGGAGTCCAGATTTGAGCCCGAAGTAACTCCCGTCGACATTCTCTTACAGCTCGTGAGAATGGGTAAAGTGGATCCATGGAATATTGACATAGTTGATCTAACTGAGAAGTACATAAAGATGCTTAGGCAGATGCAGGAGCTTGACCTCAGAATTTCTGCTAGGGCAATTTTGGCTGCGGCAATTCTCGTCAGAATGAAGAGCGAGGCTTTACTTCGAGAAGACGAGAAAAAAGAGGGGGAAAAGGAGGAAGAAAAAATAAGGGTTGAAGTTGACCCGCTGGTTCCCCCATTGAGGAGGGTTGAACGCTACTACACCCTTGACGATCTGATCGAGGCTTTAATGGATGCCCTTGAGGAGGCAGAGAGGAGGAAGCCCAGGAAAAAGAAGAAGGTAGAGATAGAGGAAGAAATATTCGTTGTTGATGACTTTAGAGTTGACATAGAGAAGCACGTGAACAGGCTTTACCAGATTGTGAAGGAATTATACAGGGAAACAGGGAAGCCGATAAGGTTCTGGGATCTAGTGTTTGATGTTGATCCTAAAATTATAGCTAGAACTTTCCTCTATCTCTTGTTCCTCGAGAACATGGGCAAGGTGGAGATGGTGCAGGAAGAGCCCTTTGGTGAGATACTTGTTGTTCCTCTTGAGTCTTAGAAAATTTTATATATTATGGGTAGTAAATTGTCTTTTTGAGGGCAAGCTTAATGGATGCGTGGGTAGGTACTGCTATATTACTAGGTATTTCCCTCGTGGTATACCTCCTGCTAAGGGCTAGGGGATACTCGAAGGCGAAGGCGGGACTGTCCGCTATTATAACCTATATGATAGTCGGAATAGTGCAAGTAGAACTCTTAGACTGGAGTGTTAGTCCTTGGGTAGTCGTGATTCCGGGGATTTTTGTAGCATTTCTCGATATTATCCAGCTTCGCATGGCTGAGCACCACCAAAAGGCCTGAGGTGATGGCTATGGTTGTGGGAAAAAGGTTTGTTTCCGCTCTCTTTGTAGTGTTTTCAGCGGGAACAGCAACAGGACTGGCTAAATATTACTCCCCCGTAGTTGCGGTGGCCCTAGCAACTGCAACGGTGGCACTGGCACTTTTGTTGCCTTGGCTCATAGTCTCAGCGATCTCAAAGAAAAAGCACAGATACTCAGTTCCACTGGCGTTTTTATCGGCCTCCCTATGGGAATTCGCATGCTCTTACCTCGCTAAACTCCTAGACTATCCACTCTGGAACATGTTCCTCTTTGCGGGACTTGGAGGGCTTATCACGGTGGTTTTCACGATGGTTGATGCCTTAACAAAACCCAGGAGGCACTCAGCTGAAGTAAAATAGCACTCTCTCCCATCTCTTTGCCGGCCTGAAGGTTAAAGCAAGTAGCGGTTCCTGGGTGCCTATGTACATAGATTTCTTTTCCCTGTTTATGTAAAAGTAGTACTTTCCTGGGGGTATTTCGCAGAGAAATTTCCTGGGTTTCGTTATCTTTACAAGCTTTTTATCCCAGAACACGCACTCATAGGTATCTTCAATGTCCCTAACCCTCTCGACAATTTCCTTTAAATCAAGAAGCTCGCCGTTAAGCTTTACGGCGACTAGAGTTTTCTTGCCGTTCGTGAAAATTACCGTGTCCTCGATCTCAACCCTTACGGCATCTCTTAGAAAAGAAAAGAGGGCGGAATAAATCCTATCCAGCTTTCTCTTCTTTACTAGTCTTTTGGCTATTCTCTCCTTTGCGTGGTTTGTAAGTATCATTTCTCCTGCTTGTACTCTTTTGCGGCCTTTACCAACCCGTGAAATACTGGGGCTGGCCTCATGGGTCTCGACTTAAACTCTGGGTGGAACTGGGTTGCTATGAAGTATCTCTTGTCCGGCAACTCGAGTATCTCCATCCTCCTCTCATCATCCCCTGCTATTCCGCTGAACACTAATCCAGCCTTCTCAAAGGCCTCGATGTAGTCCGGATTAACCTCCCAGCGGTGCCTGTGCCTTTCGTAAACAAGCTCCTTCCTGTACAGGCTGTACGCTAGGGTTCCCTTCTTTATCTTCACAGGATAAGCCCCCAGCCTCATGGTTCCTCCAAGCTTATCTAGGTTTCTCTGTTCGGGCATTAGATCTACCACAGGATAGGGCGTTTGTGGATCTATCTCGGTTGAGTGTGCACCTTTCATCCCCAGGACGTTCCTTGCGAATTCAACAACGGTAAGCTGGAACCCAAAGCATATTCCCAGGAAGGGAATATCGTTCTCTCTTGCATACCTAATGGTCATTATCTTGCCCTCTGAGCCCCTCGCCCCAAATCCTCCTGGGACTATTATTCCATCAACACCTTCCAACAGCTTTGTTCCATGCTCCTCTATATCTTCAGCCTCAACCCACCTTATCTTTACCTTAACCTCATTGCTCACGCTTGCATGCTTTAGGGCTTCCTTTATGCTCAGGTAAGAATCGGTAAGCTTTACGTATTTGCCTACAACCGCTATTTCAACGGTGTCTTGAAGGGCCTTGTACTTAGCTACCATCTTTTCCCATTCCTTCAAATTGGGCTCCCTATCTTCGAGGCCGAGCCTTTTCGTTAAGTATTTCCCTAGTCCTTCCCTCTCGAGGAGCAGGGGAACTTCATAAGTATCTTCAACGTCGTAAGCACTTATCACGGCTTCCTCGGGAACGTTCGTGAATAGGCTTATCTTCTTCCTTGCAGATTCCTCGAGGGGATCTTCGCTCCTTGCCACTATTGCGTCTGGCTGGATTCCTAGGCTCCTGAGCTCTTTCACGCTGTGCTGAGTTGGCTTAGTCTTCTGCTCCCCAACCACCTTCAGCTTTGGAACGTACGTAACGTGAACAAATGCAACGTTTTCTCTTCCCTCTTCAAGTTGCATCTGTCTCGCTGCTTCGAGAAACGGCATGCTCTCTATATCCCCAACTGTTCCTCCAATTTCAACTACAACAATGTCGTAATCCTTGGCTATTTCCCTTATTCTCCTCTTAATTTCGTCCGTTATGTGGGGAATAACTTGAACCGTAGCTCCTAGATACTCCCCTTTCCTTTCCTTCTCTATGACCGTTGAATAGACCTTTCCAGTTGTTATGTTGTGGTCGAACGTTAAATTAGTGTCAAGAAACCTCTCATAATTCCCTAAGTCTAAGTCAACTTCTCCTCCATCGTCAAGAACAAAAACTTCCCCATGCTGATAGGGGTTCATTGTACCGGCGTCATAGTTGAGATAGGGATCTATCTTGATGTTCGTCGTTGTGTACCCTCTCGCTTTCATTAGAAGTCCTATTGAAGCGCTAGTAATTCCTTTCCCAAGACCGCTCACTACTCCACCCGTTACGAAGATGAACTTCGTCATAGTTGAGGGCTGGTAGGGTTGATTTAAAATCTTTCGTTCCTTTGATAATTTTATCTTCATAAAACTTTTAAGTGAAAATCACCAAATATTAGCGGGAATTCCAAGAGAAAAGCGATTTTAAGGGTGATAATGATGAATGAAGGGGATATTAGGGAGCAGTTAAGACCATTTTTTGAGCCGAGAGCTGTTGCAATAATTGGAGCAACTAACAAGAGGGGAAAGGTCGGAAATGTCATCTTCGAGAACTTTAAGAGGAACAAAGAGAAGGGGATCTTCAAGGGTAATATCTATCCCGTTAATCCAAAACTTGACGAGATTGAGGGTTACAAAGTTTATCATGACGTTTCTGAGTTGCCCGATGATACCGATCTAGCTGTAATTGCAATCCCGGCTCCTGCCGTCCCAGAGACTATGAAGAAGATAGCTGAAAAGGGAATTAAGGCAGTGATTATCATTACTGGGGGATTTGGTGAGCTTGGCGAGGAAGGAAAGAGGATGGAGAGGGAAATACTTGAGATAGCTAGGGCCCATGGAATAAGGATCATCGGGCCTAACTGCGTTGGAGTTTACGCCCCGGATACCGGCGTTGATACAGTATTCCTCCCAGAGGAGAAGATGGATAGACCGCAGAGTGGGCCGATAGCATTCATAAGCCAGAGTGGAGCTTTTGCCGCCGCAATGCTCGACTGGGCCGCAATGGCTGGAATTGGTATTGGTAAGATGGTTAGTTATGGAAACAAGATAGATGTTGATGACGCTGATTTGATGGAGTATTTCGCCCACGATGATCAGATCAAGGTAATGACGTTCTACATTGAGGGCGTTAAGGATGGAAGGAAGTTCATGGAAGTCGCCAAGAAAGTTACAAAGATAAAGCCGATAATAGCCCTGAAGAGCGGAAGGACTGAGTATGGGGCTAAAGCCGCATCCTCTCATACGGGCTCGCTTGCAGGTCAGGACGTAATTTATGATGCAGTGTTCAAGCAGACTGGAATCATTAGGGCTGAGGACTTTGAGCACATGTTCGACTTAGCTAAGGCCTTCGCAAAGTGCAAGCTTCCCAAGGGCGACAGGATAGGGATAATAACTGATGGTGGTGGGGCTGGAGTCATGGCGAGTGATGCCGTAGCTAAGTTCGGTCTTAAGCTTGCCGAACTAAGCGAAGAGACTATAAAGTTCCTGAGGGAAAGGTTCCCGCCCCATGCAGTCGTTGGCAATCCAACGGACGTTGTGGGGGATACAGACGCAGAGAGGTACAGGCTTGCCCTTGAAGCTTTCACCAAGGATCCAAACGTTGATGCAATCCTTGTAATTGTTCTATTCCAAGTTCCACTGTTAGATGAAGAGGAAGTCATAAATATTATAGCTGATTACGCAAAGAAGAGTGAGAAGCCGATAGTTGCCGTCGCAATGGGGGGTTATAAGACGGACAAATATGCTAGAATGTTAGAGGAGAAAGGTGTTCCGGTTTATCCGACCCCTGAGAGGGGTGTTAGGGCTTTAGCTGGCTTGGTTAGATATGCCAAATATCTTAGGGGGAATGAGAAATGAAGGAGGAAGCCGTTAAGGTTATTGAAGAGGTGTTGAAGCAGGGCAGGACGGCTATGGTTGAATACGAAGCAAAGCAGGTTTTAAAGGCTTATGGTTTGCCCGTGCCAGAAGAGAAGCTTGCAAAGACCCTTGATGAGGCCATTAAGTACGCGAAGGAAATTGGCTATCCTGTGGCGATGAAACTCATGTCACCCCAGATACTCCACAAGAGCGATGCTAAAGTTGTGATGCTTAACATAAAGAACGAGGAAGAACTCAAGAAGAAATGGGAGGAGATACACGAGAATGCGAAGAAGTACAACCCTAACGCTGAAATCCTTGGTGTTCTAATTGCCCCAATGCTCAAGCCAGGAAGGGAGGTAATCATTGGAGTCACAGAAGATCCTCAGTTTGGCCATGCAATAATGTTCGGTCTCGGTGGAATATTCGTTGAGATTCTGAAAGACGTTACGTTTAGGCTCGTCCCAATTACTGAGAAGGATGCAAGGAAGATGATAACGGAGATAAAAGCCTACCCAATTCTAGCTGGGGCAAGAGGAGAGGAGCCAGCTGACATAGATGCTATAGTGGACATGCTCCTCAAAGTCTCTCAGTTGGTTGATGATCTCAAGGACTACATAAAGGAAATGGATCTAAACCCAGTCTTCGTGTACAATAAGGGAGAAGGGGCAGTAATAGTTGATGCGAGGATAATCCTGAAGGCCAAGGAAGAGAAGAAGCCTGAGCCTGAGTATAAGGAGGAGAGGTGTGCTTAACTTTTCCCATATTTTTCTTGCACATAGGTAAGTATATCGTGGATTATTAGGAGGTTTATTCCGGCGTCTATTGCCGAAAGTAGGTTGCCGACCATTAAATAGAGGAGGGCAAAGAAGAACTCGGCCCCTGCGTATATAAGCGCAGTTTTTATTGCTATCTTAACTTCACTTCTTACTCCAACGGCCAATAAAAGGCTGAGGAGTCCAAACGCTTGGTACAGACCAGATCCCTGATACATAACGAATATCAAAACGGCGTTCAGTGCTAGGAGGTAGCTCGCTAATTGGAGGGGTTTCATAGGACATCCCTGGGGAGCTTATCTTTTACCTCTTCAAGTATCTTCTTAAACTGTCCAAGACCTGCCCTAACTACTGGAAACTTCGGAACGAAGGGGCAAGAGGGTTCCTCTTCTATGCTAATCTCAAATGTCCCTATCTCCTTTGCAATCCTAACTATTTCCTCCTTATCCAATGCTATAAGGGGTCTGAGGACTGGCATATCGGTTGCGGTGCTTATAACCATTAGATTGTCAAGAGTTTGGGATGCAACTTGTCCGAGAGAGTCCCCTGTTATAATGGCATCTGCCCCAATTTTCTTTGCGTACTCAGTTGCTACTATGTACATAGTGTACTTGCAGAATACGCACGTCCATTTTGCCTTTCCAATCTCTTTTAGCTTTTCAAAAACTGGAGCCTGAACTTCGAAGGCGTCCACTATTAGGGGCTCTTTTACGAGATCTCCGTGTATCTCTCTCAATTTCTTTACAAGCCTTCTCACTTTGTCCTCCTTTATCTCATCCTGCCTAAAGTGGAGAGGATAAACTTCAACACCCTTGCTCGCCATTAGGTGGATCGCAACAGGTGAATCTATCCCTGAGCTTAATAGTGCAACGACCTTCATTCTCTCCACCCCAGGTATATCATGTAAGTGATGATTGCCATCGCCCCAATAACTTCTGGGATCGCTAATCCAATCCCTATCTTTATAAGGGCTATCATTAAGATAAAAGTTCCTGGGCCGATAATTCTCCACATCCCTCCGTAAAGCACCATGTCTAAGAAAGATAGTAGGTAAGTTAGAACGGCTGATGGAGTGTGTAATGGTTTTTCCTCCGGAAACACTCCTACAAGGATAAGAGCAAGCATCGCTATTTTAAGCACATCTCTTTTTAGGGCTTTGGCCGTTATTAACCCCAAAGTTCCAAGGCCTATTATGTACAGGTTAAATATCCAGCCCTTTGGATTTTTGAGGGATCCCATGTCACTTAGTGCATTTTCTGTAAAAGAGAACCACGGATTTTGGTTGACTACAAACGCTAGTCCAATTGTGAAGTATATAAGAACCACTAGGGGCAGCGCCTTTCGGGTATCCATGTTTTCATCTTCAAAAATAACTTTTATATGTCCTTTCCGGTAAGTTGGCCTGATGGCCGATTTAGTTGCCTTCGTTTACATGGGGGGAGAGGAGTATAAGTGGGTGTTCTTTGAGGTCTACGATAGGGTTAAGTCCTACCTTCGGGATATTGATCTGCCTGTTATTCCAGTCTATGGGGGCCACATAAAGTTGCCCCCAGGAACTTTAGTTCAGGTGAGAACCGAGAATGGAATAGTTAAGATGTATTCTTTCGAGGCCGTAGTTGAGGCCCTCTACGGCAGGTTAGTTGAGATGAGAAATGATGTAAATGACGAAAGTATAACCAAGATATTCGGTCTGACGACGTATCCA encodes the following:
- a CDS encoding DUF998 domain-containing protein; amino-acid sequence: MDTRKALPLVVLIYFTIGLAFVVNQNPWFSFTENALSDMGSLKNPKGWIFNLYIIGLGTLGLITAKALKRDVLKIAMLALILVGVFPEEKPLHTPSAVLTYLLSFLDMVLYGGMWRIIGPGTFILMIALIKIGIGLAIPEVIGAMAIITYMIYLGWRE
- a CDS encoding HEPN domain-containing protein, coding for MFDREEFERWIRQAEYTLRSARADAESGFYSWACFKAQQAAEFAVKGLLLGLGIPAYGHSTAKLLSILISQGIEVPQEILRIARVLDRLYIPARYPDAHVEGAPYEFYDKRDAEEAINLAETILKFVMEVAKWKTE
- a CDS encoding nucleotidyltransferase domain-containing protein, with amino-acid sequence MEDRIMNDIREYIETLKKHGINVLLAVVFGSFAKGTYGLGSDVDLFIVARNLPEDFDERLKLLYLLNETETVIDPKAYTLEEVEKMFAKGHLLLLELSEHGKVIYVGDNEYLEKFFRKLRALKGRYRRINNAWIKVV
- a CDS encoding segregation and condensation protein A; this encodes MESRFEPEVTPVDILLQLVRMGKVDPWNIDIVDLTEKYIKMLRQMQELDLRISARAILAAAILVRMKSEALLREDEKKEGEKEEEKIRVEVDPLVPPLRRVERYYTLDDLIEALMDALEEAERRKPRKKKKVEIEEEIFVVDDFRVDIEKHVNRLYQIVKELYRETGKPIRFWDLVFDVDPKIIARTFLYLLFLENMGKVEMVQEEPFGEILVVPLES
- the pyrG gene encoding glutamine hydrolyzing CTP synthase; translated protein: MTKFIFVTGGVVSGLGKGITSASIGLLMKARGYTTTNIKIDPYLNYDAGTMNPYQHGEVFVLDDGGEVDLDLGNYERFLDTNLTFDHNITTGKVYSTVIEKERKGEYLGATVQVIPHITDEIKRRIREIAKDYDIVVVEIGGTVGDIESMPFLEAARQMQLEEGRENVAFVHVTYVPKLKVVGEQKTKPTQHSVKELRSLGIQPDAIVARSEDPLEESARKKISLFTNVPEEAVISAYDVEDTYEVPLLLEREGLGKYLTKRLGLEDREPNLKEWEKMVAKYKALQDTVEIAVVGKYVKLTDSYLSIKEALKHASVSNEVKVKIRWVEAEDIEEHGTKLLEGVDGIIVPGGFGARGSEGKIMTIRYARENDIPFLGICFGFQLTVVEFARNVLGMKGAHSTEIDPQTPYPVVDLMPEQRNLDKLGGTMRLGAYPVKIKKGTLAYSLYRKELVYERHRHRWEVNPDYIEAFEKAGLVFSGIAGDDERRMEILELPDKRYFIATQFHPEFKSRPMRPAPVFHGLVKAAKEYKQEK
- a CDS encoding acetate--CoA ligase family protein encodes the protein MKEEAVKVIEEVLKQGRTAMVEYEAKQVLKAYGLPVPEEKLAKTLDEAIKYAKEIGYPVAMKLMSPQILHKSDAKVVMLNIKNEEELKKKWEEIHENAKKYNPNAEILGVLIAPMLKPGREVIIGVTEDPQFGHAIMFGLGGIFVEILKDVTFRLVPITEKDARKMITEIKAYPILAGARGEEPADIDAIVDMLLKVSQLVDDLKDYIKEMDLNPVFVYNKGEGAVIVDARIILKAKEEKKPEPEYKEERCA
- a CDS encoding acetate--CoA ligase family protein, producing the protein MNEGDIREQLRPFFEPRAVAIIGATNKRGKVGNVIFENFKRNKEKGIFKGNIYPVNPKLDEIEGYKVYHDVSELPDDTDLAVIAIPAPAVPETMKKIAEKGIKAVIIITGGFGELGEEGKRMEREILEIARAHGIRIIGPNCVGVYAPDTGVDTVFLPEEKMDRPQSGPIAFISQSGAFAAAMLDWAAMAGIGIGKMVSYGNKIDVDDADLMEYFAHDDQIKVMTFYIEGVKDGRKFMEVAKKVTKIKPIIALKSGRTEYGAKAASSHTGSLAGQDVIYDAVFKQTGIIRAEDFEHMFDLAKAFAKCKLPKGDRIGIITDGGGAGVMASDAVAKFGLKLAELSEETIKFLRERFPPHAVVGNPTDVVGDTDAERYRLALEAFTKDPNVDAILVIVLFQVPLLDEEEVINIIADYAKKSEKPIVAVAMGGYKTDKYARMLEEKGVPVYPTPERGVRALAGLVRYAKYLRGNEK
- a CDS encoding 7-cyano-7-deazaguanine synthase is translated as MKVVALLSSGIDSPVAIHLMASKGVEVYPLHFRQDEIKEDKVRRLVKKLREIHGDLVKEPLIVDAFEVQAPVFEKLKEIGKAKWTCVFCKYTMYIVATEYAKKIGADAIITGDSLGQVASQTLDNLMVISTATDMPVLRPLIALDKEEIVRIAKEIGTFEISIEEEPSCPFVPKFPVVRAGLGQFKKILEEVKDKLPRDVL